The following DNA comes from Naumovozyma dairenensis CBS 421 chromosome 4, complete genome.
GTAAATCCGCAATGAAGTGGTGAAGATAATAAGTAACATAGTAGTAAAAGAAGCAAGAAGCGTTCGAACCAATTTGTTCATATTAATAGCATCATCGATGAGGAGGCATTGGGAAGAAAAGTTTGTTTTCTGGAGAAAACTCTGCGCCTAAACTGAGAGATCTCGAACTTAATGCCGGAAGAATCATTCTTTAATGTCTTTAAAAATGGGTAAGAGCaactaaataaaaatgataatctTAAAAACACCCTGTACCTGCCTTTCAGGTAAAATGGAAAATCCTCGCTCAAGGGATCTGATATATAAGAATTTTTGCAAAGCCATTGTCTAGGTATATCTCAATTATTCCTCCATGAAACGTGAGTAGGAATTATATAGATCTTGCAATTAcgaaataaataaataccAAGACCTCATATCTAGATTGGCTAACTCTTGAACTATACATTAAAAATGacatttatatttatatacgGAAGCCACCTACTATTTTATAGTGACTGTTCGACCGAGAGGTCCTCCACAAAGacttgataataaattttaaGTTCTAAAAGCAATACAATGTCTATTCTTATTGGGGTGTAATGTCTACCAACCTTCTTTAAGTACAATAAAACCAAGTTCATCTTTTAAGTATGGGGGtcttattaatttcataCCAAGAAAACGAGTCTCTATATGATGTATAATGTTTAGTTTACCAACCAAAAAGAGTCAGTTAGGATgatatattcttattattcGTTTGAAGTACATATTATATGTAAATCCCCATCTTTACTTATTCATTTTGTCATCTTCCTCATTCCTTGTATTGATTGCGTAAACTTGGAGATTGTGAAATCTAGAACAATAACTATATAGCGTTACAAGAACGAGGCCCTAGGATGTTGATCCAAGTATATACGTTGAAAGGAAATTTACCTCATGAAGAAAACACTATATAATCCCTGTTTGATATCTGATAACTAAACTTATtgaatcaagaaaaaagataGCTTGCGTTAAATGTTTAATATATAGGCATCTAAtaaggaaaggaaaaagcTATGGAATATATCAAGATTACCAAAGTTGAAAATGTTGTATTGCATAAAAGAGGAATTCCTGTAATTGGAACATTACATTTAACTACAcatcatttaatattctCATCAAATGCTTTATCTACAGAATTTTGGTTTGCGTACCCGATGATTGGATCTGTCTTTAAAAATCAAGGTTCCACGTTATTGTCtaaattaaaagataaaaatcAACTAAATGAGTCTCAATTCCATAACAAGTCTACTTTCCAATGGTATGAACATCGAGATCTATGgtcattaattaatatcaAGATTATAGGTAAAGATTATACCATCATATCATTAGATTTCataaatgaatttgaagCTAATGCTGTATTTGATTCATTGTTAAAATTAACTTCattgaatgatatttcACAATTATATGCCTTCTTATATACTCCTAATAGGGCTGAACTTCAATTTAATGGTTGGAATTTATATTCTCCTGAAAGAGAATTCAAAAGACAAGGCCTTCAATTAATTGGAAACAACGATGAACATACTGAGCATGGCGAAACATTCCCATGGAGACTGTCGTTAATAAATTCAGACtataaattttcatcaacatATCCTAGTAAACTAATTGTCCCTACCTCGACATctgattcattattaacaCATGCGGCAAAATATAGATCACAAAATAGGATACCGGTATTAACTTATTTTTACAAGAGAAATGGTGCTAGTATAGTAAGGTCAGCACAACCTCTACCAGGTATCATAAATCAAAGATCAATtcaagatgaaaaattagtaATGGAATGTTTTAATTGCTGTAATAAACTACcacttaataataacattgcTTCGATTTCAACAAGACAAAATGTTATTGTGGATGCTCGCCCTATGACAAATGCAATTGCACAGGTGGCTCTTGGTGGTGGTACTGAAAATATGGACAATTATGCATTCCCACAATTAAGTACACCGAATGGCAAAAATCATACAAAGAGAATGTTTTTAggtattgataatattcatGTCATGTCAgatataatgaattcattaattgacAATTTTCTTGTAGATGGAGATTTAAATTTACCCATAAATAAGAGACAATTGAATGGCATAACGAATtcgaatttgaaaaaaaatttgaaaaataattccGCTAATACATCATCGAAAGGTAAAAATTGGCTAAAGACGATCAAGATACTATTAAGTTCTACAGAAACTTTAGTCAAGTCCGTGATATTTAATGGatctaatttattaatcCATTGTTCTGATGGTTGGGATCGTACAGCACAAGTTTGCTCACTGATTGAACTTTGTATAGATCCATATTATAGAACTATGGAAGGTTTCATAATTTTAGTGGAGAAAGAATGGGTTTCATTTGGCCATAAATTTTTAGAAAGATGCGGTCATCTTGGTTCTGAAAGGATTTTCCATGATAATACAACATTTTCTACAACATCGACGACTAAGAATATACCGTCGAAAATAATCAATGACCAAAGGGGACTTCTAGGTGGTGGTGATTCTCATaatgattatgatgaattgttaataatggataaaagcttacaaaataatataaattcaaattctgtattgattaataaaatgtccaataaatttaaaattaataagaaatggaaaaacAATGATTTAAAGTTTATATCACCAATTTTCCAACAATTTTTAGATTGTGTTTATCAATTATTGATTCAAAACCCAACATcctttgaatttaatgaacGATTTTTGAGAAGGTTAGtttatcatttatattCTTGTCAATATGGgacatttttatttgataatgaaagGACATTAATTGAAATGGATGCAAAACATAGAACAAGAAGTGTTTGggattattttttatccCGTGAGAAGGAATTCATTAATACTCAATATATACCGTTTCAAGGGAATAAGGATGCGATGAACGAAGGAGAAGAAATTCAAGGTGACAATGGTAATGACATAGCATTGATATCCGATGAAGAGGATTGGATCCTACCagatttaaataaaattcaatGGTGGTGGCAATTATATGGTAGAAGAGAAGATGAAATGAACGGGCCATTTGTCGCTGTGGATGACTCAGATTTAATGAAAGACAAGGATAATTCTACATTAGATAGATCTATTTCAGTGGGAGAATCAGTAAAAGGGATTGGTTTGAAGTTACAATCATTCGGTTTGGATTTATTTGGGAAAAAGTgatttttctaaaaaaaaaagggaaaGACAAAGAAACATGTCCAGTGAAACAACTTTTTTTAGTGTCTCGCGTATATCTATACAATTAAgcatattctttttatgTAACCAATCAATAAAACTCTTCATTCAtaacaaaagaaattgaatatataatattagtATATGTTTGAAACAAGAGTCTATAAAAATGTGACGTAAAATCATCATGATTGtctacttttttttcttagtTAATTGTACAATTCCGTCTCTCCAAGTTATCCCACACCATTGAGAAACCAAGATAGACAGTCTTCTAGTGGCTTCAATAGTTTCGAAATCACAACCAATATTCAAAGCTCCCTTTAAATGTCCTCTTAATTGTGGATTAACATCCTGCGGTACTAAGGAAGCAATGACGATCAAACTTTTCTCTTGAGCATTTAAAACATCTACAAATGATAACAAAGGTCCATAAACATGAACCAATGCATAATACCATAAGTCTGGATATGAAGAATTCATATTATTCACCACTCTTGTGGATACTTTATTATACAGACTATTCCAATGGTTTAACCCACGTTGTATTATCTTAGTCCTATCCTGCATAGAGTGAATTTGTTCCCTCATCGTTGCAGGGCAAGGTTCTTCTCTACCCATAGCAGCTTCCCATGGGTCAATTTGTGGTGTTTTCGGCAGTAATACGGTGGGAGTATATTCTTTCAAGCTAGAGAGTCCATTAATCGCACGAGGTAATCCAGCTAACGGTCCTGAAGTTAATAGAGCATCTCTAAATTTTTGAGTTAGTTTCAATTGCGGTGTGGATGGGtttgaataaatttcattgattaATCTTGCCTTTAAGTCATGATCTGGATTGTTGACTAGTTCCATTGTCTTATGAGCTAACGTGACTCTATATTTCTTGGCATGATCATCACTTAAGGACATGGCATAATGATATAGTTTGGGTATTTCTTGAGGTTCATTACAAACACTGAAGGATGTCGCTGCGACTAAGTaccatatattttttaattttggaTGGAATTGATAAAGTTGAATCAACCGTTGAGGATTTAAAATACTGTGTGTAGCGAAActattcattatttttcagaGTACAGTCTCTTAAATAGTATGTAATGCCCTTCTTTACtcatttatttaaatagTTGTTGAAGTACCCATTCCAATTTTCGCATTGATAtagtaatatattttagaTCATctggaaatttttcaaaaatgattCTCGAAGAATTTGACTTAATGAGataaaacaagaaaagtgaaaaatatgagTAATAATCCTTTAAATAAGATGACATAAGACAAGTCAAGACAATACAAGACAAAGCAAGTATTATGTGTATCTGATATGttaattgttttttgtGATAAGGTTAGGAAGCTTAGGATGCTATATCTTGTAAAAATACTTCTGGTTTGTTATCTATTGCCTATAGTATCATGTAAATAACTATCAAATACTATTGGAAAAGGTTCTAAGATTGGTGACGTTCTTTGAAGTAACTTCAGTTGCAAAGTTCTCATTAGTAGCTCTCGAAAGGATCGTCAAGCTCAGCCTGCACATATGCAGGTAAAACACTTTGTTATGATCTTCGTTATACTTGAACAGGATACAACTAGTATTCGGCTTACACTATCCCATACTTAAGTTTATAAACTTACGTATGATTTTGAGCAATTGCACCAACGTCCCAGACTATTAGCAATAAATTGTTATAAATCTTTCATTGCGgtattcaaataaatctgTCTTCTCCCTAGAGGAGGTTACATTACTAGACATATATTAtaacattatattttaGCATTCTATTATAAGACagtatcattttcattatgtaatttatgttttttatatgtatgtacAAGATTGATTCTATTTTCCCCAGTGCTCAAAATACTTTTCATTCTActttaatttaatataagCTCTATGAGCAATTGAGGTCTTATGAATTTGATCTCTCTTATCGAAAGCAGAACTTTGACCCTTATAAACAGCTACTAATTCTTCACCTAATCTTACTGAAAAATCCTTAGAAACTCTTGAATTTGCACCTTCCACGATCCATTTCCATGCAATCCTATGCCTTTGTCTTTCATTCAGTGTCACCGGGATCATTGCTGCTTTAGCAACTTTTGTCTTGAAAGTCTTAGTAATCATCAAAGGAGACAAATTCTCAAGATTCTCCTTCAATACTTGTATAGGGTCCACTTTCAATTGTCTATGAACAAGGTATAATGCTTTAGAGATGATTCTTTCTGCTTTTGCTCTCTTACCGTCTCTCATTATCATATTAGTTACATGTTTCACTATAGGATCGAATTTCAATGGTATTGGTTTCCCTGATAATGATTCGTattcttctaattgttcCTTTGTGGGTTGAAATTGTTGGTCTTGTAAGGATTCTTGTATTAGATCTATTTTCGGTTGGCCTGGTGGTGCTAGGGATGTTTCTGGGTTGAAACCTGTTTGTTgaaattgtttctttagTTCGTTTATCGATTCTAACCATTGATCtacttcttcatctgtTAAGGATTGTAATGATTCATTTAGATTACCTGgagatatattttcatttgtggttgtagtagtagtagaTTGAAATCTCTTTGAATGTTGAAGGGGTATTTGTTTGACATTCATAATAGAAGGGCATGTTGAGTATGATGACATCGGCCTCGTTATGGCAATTAGTGAAGATGATACTGCTATGCCACGGTTTCTTAACATAGGCAATAACATGACTAGTAGCTGTGATTGTGGTTTGGTTGCCAGTTTGTTTTAACGTGAAACTAGTGCTGCTATTCACTTCTCTAACTcgtttgttgttgttttttgatttttccCTTAAGCATATTGCAGCctatattaattttaacGGTCTAGTGTTTTTGGTATAATAATGTACGTACATACGTAGCTatgtttcttcaaatttcgATAGTTCAAAAAATAGTTAAATTAGGGTACCGAACAGACAGCCCAGGgttatattcttttgtCCTTACATATGATAAATCTATTTTTGGCTAACCCTAGACTCCATCTTCTCCTCTCGGGAAGTCTCGGCCTGCCTCGGAAAAAAAGGATGCTGGAGGTATGGGTTCTCAGGGGTGAGGGGGTCCGATGCATAGAAGGGAATGGGAAAAGAAACAAGCATGAGGGGAAGGTTAAGAAGCATATGCACGGACGTACGTTCTAGAGGCCATAGAATATATTAGCtgcatatataatatataatataaatagtaTGTACACATATAATGGTTACATCATCGATGACATAAGGCGATCGTTGAGAATTTAAATGGAGAAATGACAATAAGGGGACATTGGAGAGGAGGGGGGGGCAACGAGGAGTCATAGCATGGCATTACAAGATGTATGCACATACGCATGTGTTTGTATGTATGCTTACGAATATGGCTAACAGTATTTATTACCATTCGCCCAACTCCGTTTTTTCCTCTCCTCGAGGGTATACGTCTGTGGGTGGGAGAACACTCGTATTAATTAACTTTACCGTTCCATGAATGTTAACAACAATGAAGTAATCAACAAGGTTTCGAGAAAAATTCTTATTCCTTTCCTTCTATTGTTATTTCCATTGCATTATTACTCTCTCGATGCGCGTTGCTTTGAGTTGATCCAAATCATAATAACAGAAAAATGCTTACCGCGGGATAATTAAAACCCTTATATCCAGATAGATAGATATGATTGCCTATTGCTCCTTCTACACTTGATCCGAAGGGGTGTTCTTCTCTATCTTACTCTGTTCTCCAACAAGAAGAGTTAATatactactattattaatCAATAGTAGCCGTTCTCTATATGCAAACATTGTCTCAGATTCACCCTTCGAAAAACCGATAATCACCGTTTCTCTATTGTTATGGATttgttctttctttctgaatttgtttcttgttGTAGATCCACtagtttcatcatttaatatgTATCTTCgagaataaaaaaagtgtaatctatataatatattttgtaaaaaaCTTTCATCATATGAAAATCCTATGTTGGTTTCTCCATTCATATTCAATCATTACACAAACAAACAACCAAgcaaaaaacaaagaaatgaaTTCCTTTACATACACTTCTATTCAAAAGCAAAAAAGGCTCTTAACACTAGTGgaacaaaaattatctaaatGTGCCAAACAAGGTGAAACTAAAGGTTACAACTTAAGAGAAATGGTAGGACATGCCAATTTATTGGatcaattattagataatattcaaaattttgaaaattttgaaaatcaTCAAAGACAACATTCGTACTActataacaataaaaataatgatatgaTGGGACCATTACCTCGTATAACTAATTATGCAGATCCACCTATATcacaagatgatgatttttttaataaaaataatgaaaatatgCTGATACCAAGAAACTTATCTGCACAGCCTCAAAATTTCTATGACATAGAAaaggatgatgataatgattatGATAGTCAAGAACAATATCACTCATATCTAGGAGACACATACGCCCATACAACTACTAATAGCAAGAGTTCCTATTCATTGGGTACGGGTACTGCTGAAGCaatacaaaaaatgaatgaTATGATACCAAGAAGTTATGTCGATGATATTGGAAACATGTCAAGTAACAGTAAAAATATGGGTAGGAATAATATGAACTTGGAACCAATGACAAAATTACCAGAATGTCCACCTCTACTATCATCTTCACCATCATCAGTAGTGCCCTGCTCTTCAGATTTGGAAACCATATCGGAAGCTCCCCTCTCCGACGAAGAATATGATATAAAACCCAACATATATGGCTTAACATTTGCATCGCTATGTTCTAAAAGTAACGGGTATCCGTCACAGTCCTCTCCATCGTCCTCctcgtcttcttcttcctctatTTGCGATCGGAAAGATTGCACTGCTCATATTAAACAAGGTAATTTGCCCCAATTGACCAACTAGGTAAAAACTCCCCGTTCATCATGTCATCTGTGAACACACCACCATATTAATAACATTCTTTACTTCATATAGTTATGCAACTTTACAGGATATATACATAGATATCTGTATTTACTGACACTCATCATATATTGTGACACATGTTTTTCTTACCGAGGGGCAGAGAAcggaaaataaaaaataacaagGGGTTAACGGGGCGCGCCAAGAGAGCTGGAAAGAGGGTAATCATCTCCCATTACTAATACGGTGTGTAATGCACGGATGTTGCTTCCCGGGTAACCAGTACCTCCCGgcaattattgaagatatcCCCTTATATACTCAgaattcataataatatagcGTTATAATACGTCTGTATGTCTAAGTGAAAAATAAGGAcaaaatttatataaatatatataatatatatgcaACAACAAggaatttttcacttcCAGGAGTTATCTTGCTATCTTTCGGTCCTTTCTTTTAAGTagtcttttcaattgtatACGAACCAATCAATCAACTATATAGTAAAACAATCACAAAATAACATAATGGTCAAAGCAGTCGCAGTATTAAATGGAACAGCAGGTGTCTCCGGTGTAGTCCATTTCGAACAAAAATCAGAATCTGACCCAACTTTAGTATCATGGGAAATTACAGGTAATTCCCCGGATGCCATGCGTGGGTTCCATGTCCATGAATTCGGTGATGTGTCTAATGGATGCGTCTCTGCAGGTCCACATTTTAACCCATTTGGTCAAACTCATGGGGCACCAACTGATAAAGTTAGACATGTAGGTGATATGGGTAACGTTAAGACTGATTCACAAGGTGTAGCAAAGGGTTCTTTATCTGATCACATGATTAAATTGATTGGACCAAACTCCATCATTGGTAGAGCTGTGGTCATTCATGCAGGTCAAGATGATTTAGGGAAAGGTGGTAATGAAGAATCTTTAAAAACTGGTAACGCTGGTGGTAGAAACGCTTGTGGTGTCATTGGTGTAGCCAACAACTAACTATATCATAGTAATACTCATGACAATAATGCGTCTAAATTATGACtaagtaaataaaatagacACACAGATACTTAcctacatatatatatatatatataaagacATATATTATGTAAACGAAACGTTAACGATTTCTCTATGTTAATTCATTACCTTTTCTAAAGCTGACAATGATAAAATCAGCCATGTTATCAAGTGTTTTCTCTCTTTTGCACTAGCGTAATGATGTATTGACAATAAAGCATATAAACATTagataagaaaagaatacCAGATCACAATGCGACCAAAAAGCAACACAAATCAACTACTCTATATCAACTATTATAAGAACAGTTTGACAATCCATCTTCTCTAAAAAAAGGCATTGAATAATgaatgaaacaaatgaaCCAACTCGTAACGAAGATAACACCTCAAGTGGCGAtcaatcatcatcattaccaGCAACATATTCATTTCCACCACTATATACAAGACAACCAAATGTCATGATAAGGAAACAACAAATTAACGCATGGATAGATATAATCTTACAATTCGCTCAATTACATAAATACTGGATCATCTCACAGGATGGGACCCCAGtatcttctaatttgagtatattcaataatgaatcaataCAAAGATCTGTACCACAAGTATTCATAGATGAAATATGGTCTCAAATGatacaagaaaagaaagcaTTACCTGTACAAGAACATCATAAGAAtataaatcaatattttatacTATGGAAAGATATTCAATCTTGGgcttcaataatattacaatggtttgaagattttaataaattgaatcaagTAGTTACCATTTATGAATTGAGTCAAAGTGATGAAACCATGGAGTATGAGTTCCATCAAATGCCTgaatcattattgaaagTTTGTTTAAAACCTCTTtgtaaaagaaatagaGCAACTATGTTAAATGACGAACATGGTACACCGATTGCCATCAAAGTCGTTTGAGAAGAGGTAACTAAAAGCATTATTATgtatacgtatatatatatatacatacataatttttgtaaCATAGATCCactttaatatatttacaagGATTCTCGTTTTTACTCACGAGTATAATCGATTATTGATCACTGCCCAATTTAAATTATCTAAAACATTCTTGATGTAATCCTTCTTACCTAGAAAACCataatcattcaaatatgCATGATCCCATAAATTAACACATATAATTGGCACAGTCCAatccttattattatcatgtTCTTGGCCTTCAACGACAGGGGAACCTTTCCCCTTCTTCAGTCTTCTTTTCATGTCATGCAATTGATTAAATTCATCCAAATTAATTGCACTATTTAAATCTAATTGTTGGTTCTTACCAAAATAATATGGTGTCccattattttgtaaaacCATCAAATCTAACCTCTTATTCGCTCTCTCGACAAGGAATAACCAACCTTGCCCCAAACATCTCGTCATTGCCTCTTGGATCATCAactctttcaattcttccCAGGTCTTACCGTCAAAATATTCCTTGACACGATTTAAAAACATCTTCGACGGTACGTTGTCCTTCCCCGTAGCAGAAGGGAGGATATTctcaataaataaatgattATTATGTACACCAGATGCATAATTAAAAACATGAGACATCATAGGATCCTTACTTGTCTTCAAAACAATATGAAACGGATAATTAGATTCCATCTCCGTTCCCATAGTATTCATAGTCAATTTTTTACACAAGTAATCTTGTGTTTGAGTccatattatattgaatcCCTTTGCACTTAGTATCTGAGGGATACCTACAGTTTGTAATTGCGTGATATTGTTAAGTTTCGGAATCGTATGAATCGATCTCCTCGTTATTATGGACCTAGACATCCTCAACATCTTGTGTGGTCTTCCTTCCTTGCGTTTACTTTTCTTCtcctttattattatcttgacttcttttctttcgtattctcttcaatattgaataaaagCAGCTTCTCGAGACTTTAACAAGATTAACTATAAGATGTAACCCGATATTATCAACACTTTATATACTTGGCGATTAACAAAATacgacaacaacaacaagaataAGACAAAGCTACACAATTTAAGGAAGGGATGTTGCCAATGAAAAAGTTATCTATAATACGACCTTTATTGTATATTCCATGTTTATCAAAAAGATCATATTCATCTGCATTTAAAAGGGtaaggaataataatacaccctctagtagtagtagtaatagTAGATCTACtgttaaaaataatataacgCTCCCTCAAGAAACATCACCTTATGTAATACAGCCCAATAATACTTGGAACTCACAAACGAGTTTCTTAAATGAACCTACAATCTTAATAGAAAGACAGATTGAAATGATGAACGTTTTCCTAGGTTACGAACAatccaataaatatataataatggatGTAATGGGAAATCGTCTTGGTTACATGATTGAAAAGGATTTATCCCTGTGGAAATCCATCCTAAGACAATTTTATAAATTACATCGTCCATTCACTGTCGATGTGTTTGATAATTGGAATAATTTGATCATGTCCATTAAGAGACCCTTCTCTTGGATTAATTCTCATATCAAAACGTACGTTCCTAGGGAATACGAACATATACCTTCGAGTAGTGAGACATCAGGTTCGCACTCTGTTCTTGATGAACATGATGGGATATTGATTGGGGAGACTATACAAAATTGGCATCTTTGGAGAAGACGGTATGAATTATTCCAAAGAAGTTCAAAAGGACAAAATGAAGGAATGGATCAATTTGGTGAAATTGATGCTCCctttttatcatttgaatttcCTGTGTTA
Coding sequences within:
- the YMR1 gene encoding phosphatidylinositol-3-phosphatase YMR1 (similar to Saccharomyces cerevisiae YMR1 (YJR110W); ancestral locus Anc_7.491), which produces MEYIKITKVENVVLHKRGIPVIGTLHLTTHHLIFSSNALSTEFWFAYPMIGSVFKNQGSTLLSKLKDKNQLNESQFHNKSTFQWYEHRDLWSLINIKIIGKDYTIISLDFINEFEANAVFDSLLKLTSLNDISQLYAFLYTPNRAELQFNGWNLYSPEREFKRQGLQLIGNNDEHTEHGETFPWRLSLINSDYKFSSTYPSKLIVPTSTSDSLLTHAAKYRSQNRIPVLTYFYKRNGASIVRSAQPLPGIINQRSIQDEKLVMECFNCCNKLPLNNNIASISTRQNVIVDARPMTNAIAQVALGGGTENMDNYAFPQLSTPNGKNHTKRMFLGIDNIHVMSDIMNSLIDNFLVDGDLNLPINKRQLNGITNSNLKKNLKNNSANTSSKGKNWLKTIKILLSSTETLVKSVIFNGSNLLIHCSDGWDRTAQVCSLIELCIDPYYRTMEGFIILVEKEWVSFGHKFLERCGHLGSERIFHDNTTFSTTSTTKNIPSKIINDQRGLLGGGDSHNDYDELLIMDKSLQNNINSNSVLINKMSNKFKINKKWKNNDLKFISPIFQQFLDCVYQLLIQNPTSFEFNERFLRRLVYHLYSCQYGTFLFDNERTLIEMDAKHRTRSVWDYFLSREKEFINTQYIPFQGNKDAMNEGEEIQGDNGNDIALISDEEDWILPDLNKIQWWWQLYGRREDEMNGPFVAVDDSDLMKDKDNSTLDRSISVGESVKGIGLKLQSFGLDLFGKK
- the PXP2 gene encoding Pxp2p (similar to Saccharomyces cerevisiae YJR111C; ancestral locus Anc_7.490); this encodes MNSFATHSILNPQRLIQLYQFHPKLKNIWYLVAATSFSVCNEPQEIPKLYHYAMSLSDDHAKKYRVTLAHKTMELVNNPDHDLKARLINEIYSNPSTPQLKLTQKFRDALLTSGPLAGLPRAINGLSSLKEYTPTVLLPKTPQIDPWEAAMGREEPCPATMREQIHSMQDRTKIIQRGLNHWNSLYNKVSTRVVNNMNSSYPDLWYYALVHVYGPLLSFVDVLNAQEKSLIVIASLVPQDVNPQLRGHLKGALNIGCDFETIEATRRLSILVSQWCGITWRDGIVQLTKKKK
- the RSM7 gene encoding mitochondrial 37S ribosomal protein uS7m (similar to Saccharomyces cerevisiae RSM7 (YJR113C); ancestral locus Anc_7.486) — protein: MLLPMLRNRGIAVSSSLIAITRPMSSYSTCPSIMNVKQIPLQHSKRFQSTTTTTTNENISPGNLNESLQSLTDEEVDQWLESINELKKQFQQTGFNPETSLAPPGQPKIDLIQESLQDQQFQPTKEQLEEYESLSGKPIPLKFDPIVKHVTNMIMRDGKRAKAERIISKALYLVHRQLKVDPIQVLKENLENLSPLMITKTFKTKVAKAAMIPVTLNERQRHRIAWKWIVEGANSRVSKDFSVRLGEELVAVYKGQSSAFDKRDQIHKTSIAHRAYIKLK
- the NDAI0D00410 gene encoding uncharacterized protein (similar to Saccharomyces cerevisiae ECM13 (YBL043W) and YJR115W; ancestral locus Anc_7.483); translated protein: MKILCWFLHSYSIITQTNNQAKNKEMNSFTYTSIQKQKRLLTLVEQKLSKCAKQGETKGYNLREMVGHANLLDQLLDNIQNFENFENHQRQHSYYYNNKNNDMMGPLPRITNYADPPISQDDDFFNKNNENMLIPRNLSAQPQNFYDIEKDDDNDYDSQEQYHSYLGDTYAHTTTNSKSSYSLGTGTAEAIQKMNDMIPRSYVDDIGNMSSNSKNMGRNNMNLEPMTKLPECPPLLSSSPSSVVPCSSDLETISEAPLSDEEYDIKPNIYGLTFASLCSKSNGYPSQSSPSSSSSSSSSICDRKDCTAHIKQGNLPQLTN
- the SOD1 gene encoding superoxide dismutase SOD1 (similar to Saccharomyces cerevisiae SOD1 (YJR104C); ancestral locus Anc_7.477), with product MVKAVAVLNGTAGVSGVVHFEQKSESDPTLVSWEITGNSPDAMRGFHVHEFGDVSNGCVSAGPHFNPFGQTHGAPTDKVRHVGDMGNVKTDSQGVAKGSLSDHMIKLIGPNSIIGRAVVIHAGQDDLGKGGNEESLKTGNAGGRNACGVIGVANN
- the VPS25 gene encoding ESCRT-II subunit protein VPS25 (similar to Saccharomyces cerevisiae VPS25 (YJR102C); ancestral locus Anc_7.474), which produces MNETNEPTRNEDNTSSGDQSSSLPATYSFPPLYTRQPNVMIRKQQINAWIDIILQFAQLHKYWIISQDGTPVSSNLSIFNNESIQRSVPQVFIDEIWSQMIQEKKALPVQEHHKNINQYFILWKDIQSWASIILQWFEDFNKLNQVVTIYELSQSDETMEYEFHQMPESLLKVCLKPLCKRNRATMLNDEHGTPIAIKVV
- the RSM26 gene encoding mitochondrial 37S ribosomal protein mS42 (similar to Saccharomyces cerevisiae RSM26 (YJR101W); ancestral locus Anc_7.473) — encoded protein: MLRMSRSIITRRSIHTIPKLNNITQLQTVGIPQILSAKGFNIIWTQTQDYLCKKLTMNTMGTEMESNYPFHIVLKTSKDPMMSHVFNYASGVHNNHLFIENILPSATGKDNVPSKMFLNRVKEYFDGKTWEELKELMIQEAMTRCLGQGWLFLVERANKRLDLMVLQNNGTPYYFGKNQQLDLNSAINLDEFNQLHDMKRRLKKGKGSPVVEGQEHDNNKDWTVPIICVNLWDHAYLNDYGFLGKKDYIKNVLDNLNWAVINNRLYS
- the AIM25 gene encoding Aim25p (similar to Saccharomyces cerevisiae YJR100C; ancestral locus Anc_7.472); translated protein: MLPMKKLSIIRPLLYIPCLSKRSYSSAFKRVRNNNTPSSSSSNSRSTVKNNITLPQETSPYVIQPNNTWNSQTSFLNEPTILIERQIEMMNVFLGYEQSNKYIIMDVMGNRLGYMIEKDLSLWKSILRQFYKLHRPFTVDVFDNWNNLIMSIKRPFSWINSHIKTYVPREYEHIPSSSETSGSHSVLDEHDGILIGETIQNWHLWRRRYELFQRSSKGQNEGMDQFGEIDAPFLSFEFPVLDSRGKIMASIDRNWVGLGREMFTDTGVYNLRFDSRQSFNGIYPQESMSNQVLNLNQRAILLANAVSIDFDYFSRHSRHTGGGLLSFGNGGDYD